The Halichondria panicea chromosome 10, odHalPani1.1, whole genome shotgun sequence region CATCAACTACAACACTCCACCAGTGAGATATTAATTGTTGCAATTAGTatattgtgtgtgggggtacatgCAGCCTTTGatctcccctcacacacagtgTCAGGTGCTACTACTTGCAGCCAAGACTCTGGTACCTGGCTCTCTCCCTCCCAGCAATGGAGGACCATACCTGCATTCACACTCTCACAAACAGACACCCCACCAATTGCTCACAGACAACTCAGTGCTCACCGTCCAACCACTCACAGGCAACTACCAACCTCATCCTCAGTACCATCATTTAGTGCATTCCGTCCACTCAAGCCCTCTAATGTATCTCCAGTAGACATGCCAGCATATGACAGATCTAACAGAGGGTCAGACAAACTACTGTGTCATGAAGAGTTGACTGGACTGGAGCTATTGGACTTGTTAGCTGTTATATCAGCCCCCCACTGCAGCATACACAGCctagagtgagtgtgtgtgtgcgtgtgcatgcacTCATTAATGGTCTATACATACAGAATAGCTAACAGTCAACTGGGACAGCCTGAAGCTATGAAGGTCTTCTGTGCTGACCTCAGCAAGAACACAAGCATTACATCTCTAAGGTTTCGTATATATGTAATTAAAGTATTAGGTACAGCAAACTTGTTTTGTTGTGCAGTTTACCAGATAATGGAATTGCTGGGCCCAGCTTAAGTATTTTATTGGATACTGTGAAGAGCTGCTCTCATTTGAAAGAGTTGTTGTAAGTATACAcatacctgcatgtgtgtacttgtgtgaGCTGTTAGTGCAGATTGAGGAACAATCGTATTGGTGCTGAATGTGTGGAGGCTATTAAACACTTCCTGTCCTTGACTACACTCGACTCATTAGTGTAAGCCAGGTCCCTTGTGTGCATGATGTCATGTGTCCCTCTTCTAGACTCACAGGCAATGAGATAGAACAATACAGTCACCTATTGAGTGGAGAGCTGCCTGGAGAGTTTGCTATGGAGTAAGTACTCCACTCGAGTCAATGTTGACACTGCATTGCCAAGTTattgtccctgtgtgtgtgtgtgtgcaggtgcaGTGGAGACTCTGGGGTGGTGGCTACACTGAGAGACACATTGGACTGCATGCACGTCTAGtgtatcattattattattatgtttgtTCTTGTTGTTTGTTTAGATGTAGACTACATTAATTAAAGTTGTTGAATTAGTGAAAATTTGGATATCTGTGTTTATGACCATATAAATTTATTCATGAGGTTTGAAAGCGAAGCTAGCCTATAGCTAGCCATGGATCTGGATGATAACTGGGACACACAGAGTGGCATCGGTGAGACCTAGTGTACCACCCTAGCTCCCTAACAGGTAGATGAAGATAATCTACTAtttaccatataattatatagtatagtagtCTAGTACAGTAGCACTGAGCTATTAGTAGCACTGAGCTATTGTTGCTGCACACTACAGCTCAAGAAGATGAAGATGATCCTTTCCCTGGTACCTCAGAGGAAGGTCCACACTTTAGGATTCGTGATGTGTTTACCTCTCATCATTCGGACTCTGGCTATGACCAcgggtacgtgtgtgtgtgtgtggtgtgtgtgccacTGGCTGTCTcactgtgtgggtggtgtgtgtgtgtgccactgGCTGTCTcactgtgtgagtggtgtgtgtgtgtgtagggtccCAGTGGATGTGACACACTATATCCAGGACAAGAGCCTTCGACACAGACTGGTCTTATTGTCGTTGAGCAACAGCAAGTTAGGTAAACTCTTTGCTGAGCAACACCTTCCTATGTACACATCACCTCAATACACAGGTATACGTATGCTCTTGTTGAGGGCAATATTCCTGCTCCTAGGCTGTCTCCTGTATGTGGCAGAGACTGTGTACTATGATTACTTCACTGCTAATGGTGCTGGACTATATCAGGACAGCCTGAACACAACTGACACACTGGAGATCATCGCATTGCAGTGAGTATTGGGAGCCATGCATTACTACTCACTCATGCGTACACAGGGCACGAGCCGTGGTGCTACTCACTGAGGATAAGCCCTACGTTCTATGGGCTCTGCAAGTATGGAGATACTCACACTGAGTGAACATTTCATTAATAATATTCCACAGGTTCTGGTATCACTTGTAATTCTCTGCAATGCTCTCTCCGTGCTCTACGTTACATCAGTGAGTTGtgcttaccccccccccccccccccgttgCTTACCCCCCTGTCCAGGGAGTGACCTGGCAGTCTGTCTTGCGCACACTGTCCCCCTCCATTGCCCTCACTCTGGTCCTCCCACTGCTATACCTGCTGACTCTATTCTATCCTCCTATTCTGAGGAACTTGTTCATCCCTTCCTTCTTCTACTGTTTTCCTGCCCGGCTTTGCTTCAGTACAGCTATACTCCAGGCATTGCAACGCAGCACTCAGAGCAGACCAAGCACATTCAGACTAAAGATGATCACACTTACATCCATGTTCCTCTGCTTCTTGTTTACTTGGTgagccccccacacacacacacacacacacacccgcccacaccacacacacgcaggacATGCAtactacaccacacacacacacacacacacacccgcccacaccacacacacgcaggacATGCAtactacaccacacacacgcaggacATGCATattacaccacacacacgcccacaccacacacacgcaggacATGCAtactacaccacacacacgcaggacATGCAtactacaccacacacacacacacgcccacaccacacacacgcaggacATGCATACTACACCACTTCTTCCGTATTGATGCCCAACACACTCTCTTTGAGACCTACTACTTCGTCATGGTAACCATGAGCACAGTCGGCTATGGAGACATCTCCCCTAGACATTGGACTGGGCAGTTCCTTGTCACCATCTTTGTATTGTCTGCCCTACTGTTCCTCATCCCTCAGTTACAAGCAGTGTATGAGGCATTCACATTACAACAAACACTGCACAACACAGTCAGCTTCAAGGATCGTGGGCGTGGGCATATCCTCATCTGCTCTCAAGCACTCAAGCCTTTAGTTCTGAGGGACTTCCTAACAGAGTTTTACTCTGACCCTGCCAATTATGTGAGGCAATATAACCCCTTTGCCCCCCATTATTACTTAACCCTCATGTAGGATGTGCATTGTGTTGTCATGGTGGAGAAGGAGTTAAGCTCTATATCTCAGATGTATTTGCGTCACCCAGTGTGGGCTAAACGCATCACTGTCTTGATAGGCAGTCCTCTAAAGAGTTCAGATCTAGCCAGAGCACGAGCACATGTGTCACTAAGCTGctttatacacacacccaGAGACAAGGGTGATGGCATTGAGGCAGTAAGTACTAGCCTCCCCCCCCCAGGGGGACGGCAGTAAGTGACCTTTATACTCATGCCCATATTAGGACCACCACTCCATCATGTGTGCTTGGGCTATCAAGGACTTTGCACCCAAGGTCAAACTGTATGTACAGATCCTCCATCCTGACAATAGACTTCATCTTGCTGACGTGGCAGATTCTGTTGTGTGTGAAGGAGAACTACGCAGCGCTTTGTTGGCTTCCAATTCCATATGCCCAGGAATCAGCACTCTGGTGAGACACACAGTGTACTGTACCACCACTCTGTACTATACTAGCTGcagcatgtactgtactgtagcaTTCCTTTGATCTCTTGATCTTAGCTGTGTACACcttgtatacagtagtgtagtataggtacatgtagattgaGGGAATGCTTCAGAGTGTCAAGTTACTCATAAGTGTACATCAGCACAGTACAGcagtaattatgcctcggtgcgcatgtgcaagcgaggtatacggtagtgtgtttgtgtgtctgtgtgtgtgtctgtgtatctgtgtgtctgtgtagactgctacagctgctcaaggatgaatcaagtgcaagtaagagtttctataggcttctagtcatgtttacttggattttaattcgtggatttgcaaaataatgcttcgttctcgagttatgcctagttttgcttacttggaatgccattgcagccttttcagaagagcacgtagccaaacttgtttaccgagtgttgctactctacttagtagttagctctgcactagaacgctagctattggtagctgcaagagtgagaagagagctgcaaggctctgctattatgcagccattaattttagacttgaacttttggcatcgatcgtttttaacaacaatcatggtcgatcatcaCCCACTCTcagagtttttgcatgcagcaaaattaatcatgtgtataaaagctattagtagctttatgttataattatagctttggcatctccaccgaggcatcagcaccttcggtgctttcatttaattATAACTTATGCAAGTACCTAACACTCTGAAGCATTCCTGAAAACCTCTGTAGAGCTCTTTGACAAGTGATGCCAGTGAGTAGACCACTGTGCAAGATCTAGCCCCAAGTTTTCAAGAAATAGCATGATAGCCTTTGACTTGAATGGGCTTGTTTACAGTATATACCACCACACATGATTGCGTCCAGCTTTTACCTAATGAGGTGTGATGTGTGAtatgtgatatgtgtgtgtgtgtgtgtgtgcaggtgacTCTATTATTGCACACCTTCAAGCCAGAGCAACGTCGGCTATCTAGTGAGGAATACCAACTCTACGCAAAGTGTGCTCCGTGTGAGATCTATGACAGTCAGTTAGGGGACAGCAAATACTTCCATCACTTCGAGGGAAAGAACTTCCTCTACACTGCAGTGGTGGCATTCAGAAAGTAAGACCCCCCCCCTCGATGCATGACATGTGAtattaccccccacacagatACAATGTGACTTTGCTGGGGGTCAGAAGTCATGGAACAGGGGAGCTGCTACTCAACCCAAGCCTCGAGTATATTATGCATCAAGATGATATCTGTTACTACATTGGCTTTACGAGAGAGGAATACAGTAAAGTGGGAGGGGCCACATCGATCAACCACGCCCTTCAAGGAACATGTGCTAAATTGGCCATATACTCCATGATTAGTGCTGGGATAGACCCATACACACTCAACGAGAGAGCAGCTGTCAATGTACACGCTAGTAATGAAACACTTAACTCTGATAGTAGCATCGATGGTGACCCTGTGACCTTCTTTATAACTGAAGCCAGTGAACCGTCGCTCAACACAGAGCAGCAGAAGACCACTCTCGAGACAAGAAGGGGATTGCATCTATTCAAGTATCTATCAGATATTGAACCTACTGCAATACCTGTAGTCAAGATCAACATAGCCTCTAGTGATACCAACTTGCAACATTCGACTGGCGACAACAGTTCCGTCAGCtcacatgactatcacatgacacacgAACCAGTTGCTATGGAGACATCACATCACTCTCACGCTTTTCACAAACAAGTTTCTGAACCTCATTTCAAGTCCCATTTTCgattatcacatgaccagcgtagattatcacatgaccacgGATTGTTGAAACCTGCTCTACCCATCATTCGTGAGCGTACAGTATCCGAGAGCTCTGGACCACCACTAAAGCGTTCCCATAGCGACACGTCAGTAATAGTGGATCAAGTGCTCTATTCCAGCAAACTAGAACTAGTCAATTCCACAAGTCGTTTGAACCGTGTACCCGAGgtcccgcccactcaccccCCACGTTTCCACTTCCCACACTTTCATCATCTAGGGAGGTCTTCAAGTCGCACCAGTATGGCTAGTCTGAGGGAAGAGGTGGTTGAGCTAGACCTGGCGGACATTAATGAAGAAGCTGAGTTGGAGGAGCTAGAAGATGGATTGTGTGATGAAGCTTCCTCTGAAGGTCGCTCCCCTTCTCCTGACCCCCTCCATCACCATGACAACAGACCTAAGTATGCATGCACCTACCATATTAAGGCCACACTCTAAATATAGAATATTTGTCCATACTGTAGTTATAGtgccatgataattattttgtgtacgTACAGAATTATTCAGTGTCAccttaaaattaatgtctgcTTATGTGTACAGGTACTGGAAAGGTCAAGTACCTAACACTCCGTACTTTGGGTTTGAGACTCAGAAGTGTCATCTTGTGCATGAGAAGCGTTGCCATGACGACCTGACAGCGGGTATTGGTGACCTAGAGCGTGGTTTGTCTATAGTGTACTCACCGCGTGTGTCCGATGATTTGTATCACTTCATACTTCCTTTGAGAGCAGCCAACCTTCCCTCTAGTAGCCTCAAGCCTTTAGTGGTCATGGTCAACTCTCAGTAAGccctcttgtgtgtgtgtgtgtgtgtgtgcatactaaccgtgtgtgtgtgtgtatgtgtgtagactgccGCCAGAGTTCCTGGACACCATTGCTTGGCTCCCTCTAGTCTACTATCTCAGAGGACATGTATCAGAGTGAGTGCACTGACAACCAGAGCTCTTTAGCCACCCTCCTTCCCACAGTGTCAACCATTGGTTGAGGGCTGGCATCAGTCTAGCAGACTCTGCTGTTATACTCCGTGATCCTGTGTTGCATAACTCTGATAATGATGAGCATTATGCTGACTCTAGTCATATCATGGCTGTGCAGAAACTGACCAACCTCTTCCCTCATGTCAGCATTGTCACAGAGTTACATTATCGTTACAATATTCGCTTCATGAGGTTCACTGATTGTGACCATCACTTCATGGGAAACTTCAAGTCTCTGGTACACGCACTGGTCAGTACTACCTCACATTGACTTCCTTTATTGCAGCTGCGTAAAGGTGATCACCTCACTTACCTGTTTGTGCCTCAGTTTGCTGGAGGAAGAGTCTTCTGTCCCAGTATGTTGGACACGCTCCTGTACCAGgtacaccccctcccacacacaccacacacactctccacacacatcacacacaggcTCATGTAAAGCCGTACATTGTTGAGCTGATAAGGCAGTTGTTGGGTTGCAAGGCAGAGGAGGATAGTGGCTATCTGTGGCATGTCCCCCTCACTCCGGACCTCCTGTGTCTGGAGACGTACGAGAGAGTGTTCCAACGCTTGGTCTCTCAACATCGCTACATTCCCCTCGGTATCCACCGGACCATCCCAGAGGGACACTGTGTAGACCTCAAGGTTAGCATtggatatatatatagcactatACAACCTTACAGCCATTTTGAGAGCCCATAATTTGTTGTTTTAATGTGATTGTTTCGTGTGGAGTGTATtagctgtgttgtgtgtgcagtgtgatgTAATGTCCAGTGGTGAGCCCGAGGCAATGGGAGAGAGAGTGGCGAGCTTCCTCAATGCTCGAATGGAAGCTCTTGGACTATCAGACTTGCCAAGTAAGCCTCTCCTCTTATTAACTCATCCTtccccctacacacactcacacacacacccctacacccacacacacacacacacacacacacacaccctacacccacacacacccctacacccacacacatcacacacactcactcacttacAGCAGCGCAGAGCAAAGCTGTTAATAGTCAGTCGTTTGTGTTGCCAAATCCTCCACCAAAGACGAAGCTGAAACCCAATGACATAATGTGAGTACTATACACTAGTGTACTATACACCACTGTGTCTGTATTCATCCTCAGTACTATACACCACTGTGTCTGTATTCATCCTCTCCCTGTGTAGACTGGTGATCCATCCCGCCCACCATCACTCACAcccgcccccacactcacCAGACCACACCCCACAGGCCACACCTActgaagccacacccactaagcAGCAGCAATTCTCCCCTACTAAGGACGATAACTGTATACATATTGCTGTGCCCATTGAATGTCATGATGAAAGTTTAGTATAAGTTTTTTTGAttgttttcataattattatctcccaattattttttaaccatgcaataacaataattatgattttattCTTGTTcaattattatgatgtcacACTTTTATATAAATCAGCTGAAACACTAGCAAGCTATACAATGcagggatataattataataatagttctAAATAATGTTATCAGTTTCAGAGTTCAGTTTAGTTTCAGCACTTATAGAGGATATCAATGAAACCCTCGGCTATTTCATTGATGACAGATCTATCTGGTATGGTTTGAGAGACACCATACATGGCCCCCACACCTCCACACGCAGCCTTGGGGTCACTGGCCACTTGAGCCACCACTTCAGACACATCACGCACAAACTTGTCAGCCACTC contains the following coding sequences:
- the LOC135342438 gene encoding uncharacterized protein LOC135342438, whose product is MSKVTVLSAARRVAILRARIFGDVVRSTSESDKRVMVIFSHRPWHRDLPGWYPPSQSTLLLRLERLGLYHDEHNSFGVQMASQRRERGKGPPDKDGLGRLVVERDKVQQKLAKVKHRRDHYARLYYRTLAQLDETKWELATAKHTIHQLQHSTMSGATTCSQDSGTWLSPSQQWRTIPAFTLSQTDTPPIAHRQLSAHRPTTHRQLPTSSSVPSFSAFRPLKPSNVSPVDMPAYDRSNRGSDKLLCHEELTGLELLDLLAVISAPHCSIHSLEIANSQLGQPEAMKVFCADLSKNTSITSLSLPDNGIAGPSLSILLDTVKSCSHLKELLLRNNRIGAECVEAIKHFLSLTTLDSLVLTGNEIEQYSHLLSGELPGEFAMECSGDSGVVATLRDTLDCMHV
- the LOC135342563 gene encoding potassium channel subfamily T member 1-like isoform X2, producing the protein MDLDDNWDTQSGIAQEDEDDPFPGTSEEGPHFRIRDVFTSHHSDSGYDHGVPVDVTHYIQDKSLRHRLVLLSLSNSKLGIRMLLLRAIFLLLGCLLYVAETVYYDYFTANGAGLYQDSLNTTDTLEIIALQARAVVLLTEDKPYVLWALQVLVSLVILCNALSVLYVTSGVTWQSVLRTLSPSIALTLVLPLLYLLTLFYPPILRNLFIPSFFYCFPARLCFSTAILQALQRSTQSRPSTFRLKMITLTSMFLCFLFTWTCILHHFFRIDAQHTLFETYYFVMVTMSTVGYGDISPRHWTGQFLVTIFVLSALLFLIPQLQAVYEAFTLQQTLHNTVSFKDRGRGHILICSQALKPLVLRDFLTEFYSDPANYDVHCVVMVEKELSSISQMYLRHPVWAKRITVLIGSPLKSSDLARARAHVSLSCFIHTPRDKGDGIEADHHSIMCAWAIKDFAPKVKLYVQILHPDNRLHLADVADSVVCEGELRSALLASNSICPGISTLVTLLLHTFKPEQRRLSSEEYQLYAKCAPCEIYDSQLGDSKYFHHFEGKNFLYTAVVAFRKYNVTLLGVRSHGTGELLLNPSLEYIMHQDDICYYIGFTREEYSKVGGATSINHALQGTCAKLAIYSMISAGIDPYTLNERAAVNVHASNETLNSDSSIDGDPVTFFITEASEPSLNTEQQKTTLETRRGLHLFKYLSDIEPTAIPVVKINIASSDTNLQHSTGDNSSVSSHDYHMTHEPVAMETSHHSHAFHKQVSEPHFKSHFRLSHDQRRLSHDHGLLKPALPIIRERTVSESSGPPLKRSHSDTSVIVDQVLYSSKLELVNSTSRLNRVPEVPPTHPPRFHFPHFHHLGRSSSRTSMASLREEVVELDLADINEEAELEELEDGLCDEASSEGRSPSPDPLHHHDNRPKYWKGQVPNTPYFGFETQKCHLVHEKRCHDDLTAGIGDLERGLSIVYSPRVSDDLYHFILPLRAANLPSSSLKPLVVMVNSQLPPEFLDTIAWLPLVYYLRGHVSDVNHWLRAGISLADSAVILRDPVLHNSDNDEHYADSSHIMAVQKLTNLFPHVSIVTELHYRYNIRFMRFTDCDHHFMGNFKSLLRKGDHLTYLFVPQFAGGRVFCPSMLDTLLYQAHVKPYIVELIRQLLGCKAEEDSGYLWHVPLTPDLLCLETYERVFQRLVSQHRYIPLGIHRTIPEGHCVDLKCDVMSSGEPEAMGERVASFLNARMEALGLSDLPTQSKAVNSQSFVLPNPPPKTKLKPNDIILVIHPAHHHSHPPPHSPDHTPQATPTEATPTKQQQFSPTKDDNCIHIAVPIECHDESLV
- the LOC135342563 gene encoding potassium channel subfamily T member 1-like isoform X1 produces the protein MDLDDNWDTQSGIAQEDEDDPFPGTSEEGPHFRIRDVFTSHHSDSGYDHGVPVDVTHYIQDKSLRHRLVLLSLSNSKLGIRMLLLRAIFLLLGCLLYVAETVYYDYFTANGAGLYQDSLNTTDTLEIIALQARAVVLLTEDKPYVLWALQVLVSLVILCNALSVLYVTSGVTWQSVLRTLSPSIALTLVLPLLYLLTLFYPPILRNLFIPSFFYCFPARLCFSTAILQALQRSTQSRPSTFRLKMITLTSMFLCFLFTWTCILHHFFRIDAQHTLFETYYFVMVTMSTVGYGDISPRHWTGQFLVTIFVLSALLFLIPQLQAVYEAFTLQQTLHNTVSFKDRGRGHILICSQALKPLVLRDFLTEFYSDPANYDVHCVVMVEKELSSISQMYLRHPVWAKRITVLIGSPLKSSDLARARAHVSLSCFIHTPRDKGDGIEADHHSIMCAWAIKDFAPKVKLYVQILHPDNRLHLADVADSVVCEGELRSALLASNSICPGISTLVTLLLHTFKPEQRRLSSEEYQLYAKCAPCEIYDSQLGDSKYFHHFEGKNFLYTAVVAFRKYNVTLLGVRSHGTGELLLNPSLEYIMHQDDICYYIGFTREEYSKVGGATSINHALQGTCAKLAIYSMISAGIDPYTLNERAAVNVHASNETLNSDSSIDGDPVTFFITEASEPSLNTEQQKTTLETRRGLHLFKYLSDIEPTAIPVVKINIASSDTNLQHSTGDNSSVSSHDYHMTHEPVAMETSHHSHAFHKQVSEPHFKSHFRLSHDQRRLSHDHGLLKPALPIIRERTVSESSGPPLKRSHSDTSVIVDQVLYSSKLELVNSTSRLNRVPEVPPTHPPRFHFPHFHHLGRSSSRTSMASLREEVVELDLADINEEAELEELEDGLCDEASSEGRSPSPDPLHHHDNRPKYWKGQVPNTPYFGFETQKCHLVHEKRCHDDLTAGIGDLERGLSIVYSPRVSDDLYHFILPLRAANLPSSSLKPLVVMVNSQLPPEFLDTIAWLPLVYYLRGHVSDVNHWLRAGISLADSAVILRDPVLHNSDNDEHYADSSHIMAVQKLTNLFPHVSIVTELHYRYNIRFMRFTDCDHHFMGNFKSLLRKGDHLTYLFVPQFAGGRVFCPSMLDTLLYQAHVKPYIVELIRQLLGCKAEEDSGYLWHVPLTPDLLCLETYERVFQRLVSQHRYIPLGIHRTIPEGHCVDLKCDVMSSGEPEAMGERVASFLNARMEALGLSDLPTAQSKAVNSQSFVLPNPPPKTKLKPNDIILVIHPAHHHSHPPPHSPDHTPQATPTEATPTKQQQFSPTKDDNCIHIAVPIECHDESLV
- the LOC135342563 gene encoding potassium channel subfamily T member 2-like isoform X3, with protein sequence MLLLRAIFLLLGCLLYVAETVYYDYFTANGAGLYQDSLNTTDTLEIIALQARAVVLLTEDKPYVLWALQVLVSLVILCNALSVLYVTSGVTWQSVLRTLSPSIALTLVLPLLYLLTLFYPPILRNLFIPSFFYCFPARLCFSTAILQALQRSTQSRPSTFRLKMITLTSMFLCFLFTWTCILHHFFRIDAQHTLFETYYFVMVTMSTVGYGDISPRHWTGQFLVTIFVLSALLFLIPQLQAVYEAFTLQQTLHNTVSFKDRGRGHILICSQALKPLVLRDFLTEFYSDPANYDVHCVVMVEKELSSISQMYLRHPVWAKRITVLIGSPLKSSDLARARAHVSLSCFIHTPRDKGDGIEADHHSIMCAWAIKDFAPKVKLYVQILHPDNRLHLADVADSVVCEGELRSALLASNSICPGISTLVTLLLHTFKPEQRRLSSEEYQLYAKCAPCEIYDSQLGDSKYFHHFEGKNFLYTAVVAFRKYNVTLLGVRSHGTGELLLNPSLEYIMHQDDICYYIGFTREEYSKVGGATSINHALQGTCAKLAIYSMISAGIDPYTLNERAAVNVHASNETLNSDSSIDGDPVTFFITEASEPSLNTEQQKTTLETRRGLHLFKYLSDIEPTAIPVVKINIASSDTNLQHSTGDNSSVSSHDYHMTHEPVAMETSHHSHAFHKQVSEPHFKSHFRLSHDQRRLSHDHGLLKPALPIIRERTVSESSGPPLKRSHSDTSVIVDQVLYSSKLELVNSTSRLNRVPEVPPTHPPRFHFPHFHHLGRSSSRTSMASLREEVVELDLADINEEAELEELEDGLCDEASSEGRSPSPDPLHHHDNRPKYWKGQVPNTPYFGFETQKCHLVHEKRCHDDLTAGIGDLERGLSIVYSPRVSDDLYHFILPLRAANLPSSSLKPLVVMVNSQLPPEFLDTIAWLPLVYYLRGHVSDVNHWLRAGISLADSAVILRDPVLHNSDNDEHYADSSHIMAVQKLTNLFPHVSIVTELHYRYNIRFMRFTDCDHHFMGNFKSLLRKGDHLTYLFVPQFAGGRVFCPSMLDTLLYQAHVKPYIVELIRQLLGCKAEEDSGYLWHVPLTPDLLCLETYERVFQRLVSQHRYIPLGIHRTIPEGHCVDLKCDVMSSGEPEAMGERVASFLNARMEALGLSDLPTAQSKAVNSQSFVLPNPPPKTKLKPNDIILVIHPAHHHSHPPPHSPDHTPQATPTEATPTKQQQFSPTKDDNCIHIAVPIECHDESLV